One genomic region from Rattus norvegicus strain BN/NHsdMcwi chromosome 10, GRCr8, whole genome shotgun sequence encodes:
- the Alox12b gene encoding arachidonate 12-lipoxygenase, 12R-type (The RefSeq protein has 1 substitution compared to this genomic sequence), translating to MATYKVKVATGTDFFSGTLDSISLTIVGTQGESHKQRLNHFGRDFATGAVDDYTVQCQQDLGELIIIRLHKEPHSFLPKDPWYCNYVQICAPNCRVYHFPAYQWMDGYETLSLREATGKTTADDTLPILLEHRQEEIRAKKDFYHWRVFVPGLPNYVDIPSYHPPPRRCRNPNRPEWNGYIPGFPILINIKATRFLNLNLRFSFVKTASFFYRLGPMALAFKLRGLVDRKRSWKRLKDIKNIFPATKTVVSEYVAEHWTEDSFFGYQYLNGINPGHIRRCMQIPDKFPVTDEMVAPFLGEGTCLQAELEKGNIYLADYRILDGIPTVELNGQKQHHCAPICLLHFGPDGNMMPIAIQLSQTPGPDCPIFLPNDSEWDWLLAKTWVRYAEFYSHEAVAHLLESHLIGEAFCLALLRNLPMCHPLYKLLIPHTRYNVQINSIGRALLLNKGGLSARAMSLGLEGFAQVMVRGLSELTYKSLCIPNDFVERGVQDLPGYYFRDDSLAVWYAMERYVTEIITYYYPNDAAVEGDPELQCWVQEIFKECLLERESSGFPTCLRTVPELIEYVTMVMYTCSARHAAVNTGQLEYTSWMPNFPSSMRNPPMQSKGLTTLQTFMDTLPDVKTTCIVLLVLWTLCREPDDRRPLGHFPDIHFVEEAPRRSMEAFRQNLNQISHNIRQRNKCLNLPYYYLDPVLIENSISI from the exons ATGGCCACCTACAAAGTCAAGGTGGCCACGGGCACTGACTTCTTTTCGGGGACGCTGGACTCAATTTCCCTGACCATCGTGGGCACCCAAGGAGAGAGCCATAAGCAGCGGTTGAAccactttgggagagactttgccaCAGGGGCC GTGGATGACTACACAGTGCAGTGCCAGCAGGACCTGGGGGAGCTCATCATCATCCGTCTGCACAAGGAGCCTCATTCCTTCTTACCCAAGGACCCCTGGTACTGCAACTATGTGCAGATCTGCGCTCCCAACTGTCGTGTCTACCACTTCCCAGCTTACCAGTGGATGGATGGCTATGAGACCCTGTCACTCCGGGAGGCCACAG GAAAGACAACAGCAGATGACACACTTCCCATCCTTTTGGAACACAGACAAGAAGAGATCAGAGCCAAGAAAGACTTCTACCA CTGGAGGGTCTTTGTTCCCGGCCTTCCCAACTATGTGGACATCCCCAGTTACCATCCTCCTCCCAGACGGTGCCGCAACCCCAACCGGCCTGA GTGGAATGGTTATATTCCAGGATTCCCAATTCTCATCAACATTAAGGCCACCAGGTTCTTAAACTTAAATCTTCGTTTCTCCTTCGTCAAGACAGCCTCCTTCTTCTACCGCCTAGGGCCCAT GGCACTGGCCTTCAAGCTGCGTGGCCTGGTGGATCGCAAACGCTCTTGGAAGAGActaaaggacattaagaacatTTTCCCTGCTACCAAGACTGTCGTCTCTG AGTATGTGGCCGAGCACTGGACTGAAGATAGCTTCTTTGGGTACCAGTACCTCAACGGCATCAACCCAGGCCTGATCCGAAGATGCATGCAGATCCCAGACAAGTTCCCAGTTACAGATGAAATGGTGGCCCCATTCCTGGGTGAAGGAACATGCCTGCAGGCAGAGCTGGAG AAGGGGAATATCTACCTGGCAGACTACCGCATCTTGGATGGCATCCCCACGGTGGAGCTCAATGGTCAGAAGCAGCATCACTGTGCCCCGATCTGCTTGCTGCACTTTGGTCCCGATGGTAACATGATGCCTATTGCCATTCAG CTCAGCCAGACTCCTGGGCCTGATTGTCCCATCTTCCTGCCTAATGATTCTGAGTGGGACTGGCTGTTGGCTAAAACATGGGTACGCTACGCTGAGTTCTACAGCCACGAGGCCGTTGCCCACTTACTGGAGAGTCACCTCATCGGGGAAGCTTTCTGCTTGGCCCTCCTGAGGAACCTGCCCATGTGCCACCCCCTGTATAAG CTCCTCATTCCTCACACTCGCTACAACGTCCAGATCAACAGCATTGGGCGGGCCCTCCTTCTCAACAAAGGGGGTCTCTCTGCCAGG GCCATGTCCCTGGGCCTAGAGGGCTTCGCACAGGTGATGGTTCGGGGTCTGTCTGAGCTCACCTACAAAAGCCTCTGCATCCCCAATGACTTTGTGGAGCGCGGGGTTCAGGATCTGCCTGGGTATTATTTCCGTGACGACAGCTTGGCGGTGTGGTATGCCATGGAGAG GTACGTGACAGAGATCATCACTTATTATTACCCGAATGACGCAGCTGTGGAGGGCGACCCGGAATTGCAGTGCTGGGTGCAGGAGATATTCAAGGAGTGTCTCCTGGAGCGTGAGAGCTCAG GTTTTCCCACCTGCTTGCGAACTGTACCTGAGCTGATCGAATACGTCACGATGGTCATGTACACCTGCTCAGCGAGGCATGCAGCTGTCAACACAGGCCAG TTGGAATACACTTCTTGGATGCCCAACTTCCCGTCATCCATGAGGAACCCGCCGATGCAGTCCAAGGGGCTGACTACTTTGCAGACATTCATGGACACTTTGCCAGACGTGAAGACCACATGCATTGTGCTCTTGGTGCTCTGGACTCTCTGCCGGGAGCCTGATGACAGG CGGCCACTTGGCCACTTCCCGGACATCCATTTTGTGGAGGAGGCCCCTCGGAGGAGTATGGAGGCTTTTCGTCAGAACCTCAACCAGATCTCTCACAACATCCGCCAGCGCAATAAGTGCCTCAACCTCCCGTATTACTACCTGGACCCGGTGCTGATTGAGAACAGTATTTCCATCTAG
- the Rpl37al1 gene encoding large ribosomal subunit protein eL43-like: MVKKIEISQHAKYTCSFCGKTKMKRRAVGIWHCGSCVKTAADGAWTHNTTSAVTAKSAIRRLKEPVDQPFLRSETCLACNKWVKIQKEKKNGEGT; this comes from the coding sequence ATGGTGAAGAAAATTGAAATCAGCCAGCATGCCAAGTACACTTGCTCCTTCTGTGGCAAGACCAAGATGAAGAGACGAGCCGTTGGCATCTGGCACTGTGGTTCTTGCGTGAAAACAGCAGCCGATGGGGCCTGGACCCACAATACCACTTCTGCAGTCACAGCGAAGTCTGCCATCAGAAGACTGAAGGAACCAGTAGACCAGCCCTTCCTACGGTCTGAGACCTGCCTGGCCTGCAATAAATGGGTTAagatacagaaggaaaaaaaaaatggggagggGACCTGA